AGAAGTTTGGAAACTAAATGATGTTTACAACGGTTTGCACTTTTCAAATATTAACGTTTATCAACGGGTATTTGATCAGATCTTTGTTAATGACGCAATCGTTAGAGTTCCCAATATCTATTTTTTTGATAATGGTTATTATCAAGCTTCAGTTTCTCAACCCGTACCGATTGGTTATTTTAATAGTGACTTTATTAAGATTTTTGGTGAGCAAGTAAGATCTCAACCAATCATCACCTTAGATAAGAATGTACTTGCTCAATCAATTAATAATTACCAAATCTTAGATAATATCGTTTTATTATTTAAAAACGTTTATAATTCCCAGATCGGTGCTGTTGGTGATAATACATCACAGCTATCTAATGTTTCAATTATAGCTAGACAAGCAGTAAACTCGTTTCAAAATATCCTTTTAATTGGGAATGCAGCAATCTATTTAGTACCGATTGGGGCTGGGGTTTATTACACCAAATCAATTAGTTATAAATATGAAAAAACTGGTCGAGATATCTGAGTGATGTCATTTTGAACAACATTAATCTTATGTTTAATTGCTAGTTTAATCTGTTTTATTATTGTTGGTGCTGGAGTTCAACGTAGTTTAATTGGAACGGCCAATTTAAGTCCTAGAGTAATCAGCTTACTAGATCATAATAATGCTAACGAGATTGTTAGCCGGATTAATAATGTTGATCTTGATTCGCTTAATGGCGTTAATTTTGTCAACTACCCTAAAGTGATCTTAACTTATGATGATGCGATGGCTGATATCTCAGCCCTTTGAGCTGATCAATATAGTTGGATTTATGCTAGTGGGTTCTTTTTTATTGGTTTGTTTTCATTATTATCTTTCATGATTCGCTCTGAAGGAAGAAATATCTTTGTTACGGTTGCTTCAATCATAGCAAACGTAACTAATGTTTTATTAGACTTTATCTTTATTAAATACTTTAGTCTTGGTTTGATTGGTGGAGCAACGGCTTCTGTAATTAGCTGAGTTGTTAACTTAATTTTATACGTTGGCTTTGTCATGTATTTTAATAAGAAGCAAGCTACATGATTAAGTTTTCACGATCTCTTTAAGGTTAAATTTAATATCAAGATCATTATCCCGATCATGATCTTGGGGTTATCATCGTTCATTCGGATTGTGGGTTTAACTGTAATGTTCTTGGTTTACAATTTATTGTTAATCAGGGTCTCTGGACAAGATTTTCAAAACTACCACGCAGGGTCCACCCCGTTGTTGATCTTATTTTTTGTCGCCTTATTCGGGATCTCAGATGGTGGTCGACCATTAATTGGTTATAACTATACGAACCGTCATTACAAGCGAGTACACTCAGCTTTCTGATGATCGTTGTTTGTTACTTTCACGTATGCAATTATCTCCTATATCGTCGTCTTTTTTGTTGCCAAAACTGTTTTAGTTAACTTATTTAACTTTAAAGATCCAAGCACAACACCAATGGTGCAACCAATTGATAATGCTGATATGGCGACAAGTTATATCAGAATTACAATGTTAAGAATTGTGATGTTCTCAATTACGATCTGTGGAATGATGTTGTTCCAAGGAACAAATGATGTAATTCGTTCATACATCTCTTCAGCGATTGAAGGATCATTCATCTCTTATCTAGTGTTTGGTACGGTTTATGGTCTATCAACAGTTTTACCAAAAACTGATAATCTAAATATCTGGGTTTATGTTTCAGGCTATGCGATCTCACCATTTATTACTTCTGTGGTGGTATTGATCTTATCAATCTTGTTCTTAAGAAGAAATCTAAATGTTAAGAACGAAACAATCGAACGTAAGATGAACCGATTAGATTTAATGCAATATAATTTCTTTATTAATGAAGCAAAGAAATACAATCTCTTAACACCACAACAACAACACGAGTTGGTTAAATTAAAAAAAGAAAAACAAGAATTAAATACGAACCAAAATTAAGTTCTGGGATGAGAAAAAATGTAGCACTGGACCGTGCTACATTTTTATTTTTGTTTAACCAACTAATTATTTAGTTGGTTCTTTTGCTTGTTCCTTAGTGGGTTCTTTTGGTGATTGTTTAGATGATTCCTTAGCTTTTTTATCTTTAACCTCTTTTGTTTTTGTTTCTTGTTGTTCTAGAGGTTTTAGATTAACGTTTGGATCGGTCACATCAAGTTTTTGGAACAATTTTTTTGACTTATTAATCTTATGATTCAACAGTTGTTCAAAATTATTAATGTTTTTTAATTGTGTTTGTTCTGGTGTGAAATTCATCTGTTCATAAACTTCTTTTGATTTAGTCGTTAAGATTGGTTCAAGAAGAACAAAAACAGTTCTAATCGCACAAGTACCAGCAAACAAAACGTTAGCCAATTCTTGAGTTTTGTTATTTTTATAAAGTTCTCAAGGTTTTCTTACTTCAATAACGCTTGAATATTCTTTTGAAATATTAAGCACTAATTTAATCGCAGAACGAATGTCGTTTTCTTCAACTAGTTTCTCAAATTCAGCCGGTAGTTTTTGTAGATCAGCTAAATATTTATCTTCTACTTCATTACCCGCAAGATAAGGTAAGATCGTAGATTCTTGTCTTGATTCAAGCATCGGAATTAATCTGTGAACTAAATTACCCAGATTATTAATTAGATCAGAGTTAATCGTTTCTTGGATTAAGCGTTTACCATCTTCACTTAAACTCAACTCTTTAAGTAAATAATAATCAACGGTGTAGCTTCGATGATTTATCGCGTGACAGCAACCAATGGATCAACTAGAACGTTAACCAACATGTGGTTATCACCTAGTTCAAACACCCTAGAAGGTTGCATCTTCACTCTTAAGAAAAGATTTCCCACTAGATTCTTATAAATGTGTCCTTCCCCGCGAACGATTACAACATCTTGATAAAACACATTTGAATCGATTGAGACCTTTCTTTCAACCACTTCATCAACCATTCTACGTGATTTACATTTATTACATTTATTTTTGATCGTTTGACCTTCACCTTTACAAGAAGGACAGGTCTTTTTGGTTTGGAACATTCCTAGTAATGTTCTTCTTTGTTCAACAAGAAACCCTTCGCCATTACAATCACTACATGTAATTACATCACCATCAGCTGAACCTGACCCGTTACAATCAGGACAAGTAACTTGTCTGGTGTACTTAACGTTTTTAATACAACCATTGGTTGCTTCTAAGAAGCTGATCTTAATTTCATGAACTAAATTAACATCAACTCTTCAATGTATTCTTGGTTGTGAAAACCACTGCCTCCCCCACCAAAGAATTGTGAGAAGACATCACCAAACCCACCTTCAAAATCAAACCCGCTAAATACAGAGTTAAACACGTCATAAGGATTGAATCCACCTTGGTGGAATCCAGACGCGTTTAAACCTTCATGACCATAAGTGTCATAAAGTTTTCTTTTCTCTTCATCGCTTAGTACCTCGTAAGCTTCATTAACTTCTTTGAACTTCTCTTCAGCATCTGAATCTTTATTGCGATCAGGGTGATATTTCATAGCAAGTTTTCTAAAGGTTTTTTTAATATCTTGTTGGGTAGCTGATCGGGATACTCCTAATATTTCGTAATAATCTCTTTTTGAAGACATATAATATTTATTTAATTATTGATTAATCAGGTTTGGTAGTTAAAGCAATAATATTAATATTTTGGCACTCCAAGAGTCAAAGTGACAAAAAAAGCTAAACAAATTCCATTCATTGGGTTGTGAATTAAATTTTTTTTAATGACGTTTGAACCGTCATATCTTCATGAATTAATGGTCCAAAATCAATATTACTTACTAAATGTATAAAATAAATATAATTATTTTACTTATTTATTATAATTAAGGTATATTCTTATTTATATAAAATAAGATTTAATTAATAACTATTAGAGAATTTAAATAGATTATTCTGATAGTTTATTCTATTAATTTAAGCGAATGAGAAAAAAGATATTTAAATTGCTTGCACTAAGTTCAGTTTTAGCTGTGCCATTGAGTTCTTGTATGGATAAAGAGTCTAAAAGCGGAACAAAAGACGAAGGAAGTGAGTCTAATAATAAAAAAGAAGATGATTCATCATCTGATGATAAGAAGGATTCAGGAGGAGGTGAAACAGGTGACTCTGGTGATAAATCAGGTTCAGGCGATTCAAATTTAAATGAAGATCAAAAACCACCTGCTACAGATGAATCTAATGATAATGCAGCTATTGAATTAACTTTAAAATCTACAGCTGTTGTTGCTTCAGATTTAATTAATCAACAAAACGGAACTTACAGTCTTAATTGAACAAAGTTTAATACGAATATTAGCGAACAAAAACAAGCAAGCGCAACACTATCTAATTTAACGGTTAATGATAGGGAAGGCACGATATCTTTTAATTTAGCAACAAACGACAATAGAACATTTAGTTTCAACCAAACAGTAGATTTTAGTTTTGAAAATTTAAAAAGTTTGAATTTTAACTGAACTGATGTTAAACAAACGACTAATGATGCTTCGTTAGAACAGATTAAAGCAGTTACTAATAGCGAACAATTATCTGAATTTGCAATGCCAGCATTATACACTTCTTCAAATGATCACACCAATTATTTCCCTTATTTGAGTAAATGGTTTATTGTTAATTTAACCCATCAGAGGCACTCTAAGAAATTAGAAGAAAACGAAATTACTTTTCAGTATCAACTATCTAATCATCAAAAAACCGATTTCTACAATATAAAAAATGGTAATTCGGAAAGGCAAATTTGATTTAGTAACGAAAATACATCATTTTTAGTTTATCCTTCTGATTTATCTAGAGCTGCAAACAGTTTGGTTGTAAATACTAGTAGCGAATTGTTTAATAAACCAATAGATAATTTTTACGATACAACAGACGGCGCCGTTAAAACTGACGAATTGGAACGATCAGTTAAAAACGGCGGATTCGTTAAATTTACTAATAATGATTATGGAACTAAATTTGATATATCATTAGTTAATAGCACAGCTTCATACAATGCAGATACAAGAGAATTATCATTTACTGTTCAAGTAAGATCAGTAAATGATGATTATCACAATAGTCGTTCAATACAAAAGATATTTAGGGTAACATTAGGTAAAAACGCAGATGAATAATAATTTTTAGTGCGATAATAAATAATCATTAACAAATATGAATGCAGGCTATAGCCACGTTGATAAACAAGAAAAAGCTAATAAGCTATTTGGTAAAACAGCAATTGCAAAAGCAATTTGAATTGTTTGTTTACTTGGCTTATTGGCCGCTTTTTTGCGAGTCTATACAGTTTTTTTGATCAAATTTTAATTCAAAAATTAGTTCCAGAAGTTTGAAAACTAAACGATGTTTATAATGGTCAGCACTTTTCAAATATAAGTGTTTATCAAAGGGTTTTTAATGAAATCTTTATAAATGATAGTATTGTTAAAATTCCTAATATTTATTTCTTTGATAACCATTATTACCAAGCATCTGTTTCTCAGCCTGTACCGATTGGTTATTTTAATCCGGACTTTATCAAGATTTTTGGTGAACAAATTTGATCTGAAACAATAATCACTTTAGATCGCAATTTTTTATCTAACTCAATAAATAATTATCAGATTCTTGATAATATCGTTTTATTATTCAAAAACGTTTATAACGCTCAGATGAGTGGTTTAAGCGACAACACCTCGCAGCTATCTAATGTGTCGATTATTGCTAGACAAGCAGTTAATTCTCTTCAGAACGTTTTATTAATTGGTAATGCTGCTATATACTTGGTACCAATTGGTGCTGGTGTGTATTATACAAAAGCAATTAGTTATAAATACGAAAAAACTGGTCGAGATATCTGAGTAATGTCGTTTTGATCAACATTAATTTTGTGTTTAATAGCCAGTTTGGTTTGCTTTATTATTGTTGGTGCTGAATTTCAACGACACCTAATTGGTACAACCAATCTAAGTCCTAATATTATTAGTTTATTGCGAACTAATAACACTCAACAAATTGTTAGCAATATCAACAATGTTGACAATCAATCGCTTAATGGTATTAATTTTACGATTTATCCTAAAGTGATTTTAGCTTATGATAATGCAATGGCTGATATTTCAGCGCATTGAGCAGATCAGCATAGCTGAATTTATGCAAGCGGTTTCTTCATTATTGGTTTGTTTTCGTTGTTATCATTTATGATTCGTTCTGAAACGCGAAACATCTTTGTAACAGTTGCATCAATTGTTGCTAATCTAACAAACGTTTTATTGGACTTTATTTTTATTAAATATTTCAGTCTTCGTTTAATTGGTGGTGCAGCAGCTTCAGTTATTAGTTGAGTTGTCAACTTGTTGTTATATGTTGGTTTTCTAATGTATTTCAATAAGAAACAATCAACTTGATTAAGTTTTGCTGATCTATTTAAGGTTAAATTTAATATTAAGATTATCATTCAGATCATGATCTTAGGATTATCGTCATTTATTCGAATAGTTAGTTTAACCGTAATGTTCTTGGTTTATAACTTATTATTAATCAAGGTTTCAGGACAAGATTTCCAAAATTATCATGCGGGGTCTGTACCGTTAATTATTTTATTCTTTGTTGCGCTATTTGGGATATCAGACGGCGGTAGGCCGTTGATTGGTTATAACTATACCAATCGACATTACAAACGCGTTCATTCCGCGTTTTGGTGGTCGTTGTTTGTAACGTTTAGCTATGCTATTATTTCTTACATCATCGTCTTTTTTGTTGCCAAAACTGTTTTAGTTAACTTATTTAACTTTAAAGATCCAAGCACAACACCAATGGTGCAACCAATTGATAATGCTGATATGGCGCAAGTTATATCAGAATCACAATGTTAAGAATTGTGATGTTCTCAATTACGATCTGTGGAATGATGTTGTTCCAAGGAACAAATGATGTGATTCGCTCATACATCTCTTCAGCGATTGAAGGATCATTCATCTCTTATCTAGTGTTTGGTACGGTTTATGGTCTATCAACAGTTTTACTAAAAACTGATAATCTAAATATCTGGGTTTATGTTTCAGGTTATGCTATCCCACCATTTATTACTTCTATGGTGGTATTGATCTTATCAATCTTGTTCTTAAGAAGAAATCTAAATGTTAAGAAGGAAACAATCGAACGTAAGATGAACCGATTAGATTTAATGCAATACAATTTCTTTGTTAATGAAGCAAAGAAATACAATCTCTTAACACCACAACAACAACACGAGTTGGTTAAATTAGAAAAAGAAAAACAAGAATTAAATACGAACCAAAATTAAGTTGTGGGATGAAAAAAAGGTAGCACTAGATCGTGCTACATTTTTATATTTTTGTTTAACCAACTAATTATTTAGTTGGTTCTTTTGTTTGTTCCTTAGTGGGTTGTTTTGGCGATTGTTTAGATAATTCTTTATTAGCTTTTTTATCTTTAACCTCTTTTGTTTTTGTTTCTTGTTGTTCTAGAGGTTTTAGATTAACGTTTGGATCGGTAACATCAAGTTTTTGGAACAATTTTTTTGACTTATTAATCTTATGATTGAACAGTTGTTCAAAATTATTAATGTTTTTTAATTGTGTTTGTTCTGGTGTGAAATTCATCTGTTCATAAACTTCTTTTGATTTAGTCGTTAAGATTGGTTCAAGAAGAACAAAAACAGTTCTAATCGCACAAGCACCAGCAAACAAAATGTTAGCCAATTCTTGAGTTTTGTTATTTTTATAAAGTTCTCAAGGTTTTCTTACTTCAATAACGCTTGAATATTCTTTTGAAATATTAAGCACTAATTTAATCGCAGAACGAATGTCGTTTTCTTCAACTAGTTTCTCAAATTCAGCTGGTAATTTTTGTAGATCAGCTAAATACTTATCTTCTACTTCATTACCCGCAAGATAAGGTAAGATCGTAGATTCTTGTCTTGATTCAAGCATCGGAATTAATCTGTGAACTAAATTACCCAGATTATTAATTAGATCAGAGTTAATCGTTTCTTGGATTAAGCGTTTACCAACTTTACCATCTTCACTTAAACTTAACTCTTTAAGTAAATAATAACGTAATTGATCAACACCAAATAGTTCGGCTAACTCGATTGGGTCAATTATATTATTAAGTGATTTAGACATTTTATTGCCATTTTCATCCAAGATTCATCCGTGCGAGATCATTCTTGTGGGTTGTTTGATCCCTAGCATTTTTAAGAAGATAACCCAATAGATGCGGTGGAATCTAGTAATCTCTTTAGCTATCAGATGGATTCTTTCACTACTATCGTTGTTTCAAAACTCTTGATATAACTTATCATCTTCTGAACCAAAGCCCATTGATGTTAAATAAGAAAATAAAGCATCCAACCAAACATAGATCCTGTGACTCTTATTAAGAGGGGTTTCAATCCCCCAACTAATACTAGTTCGACTAATAGATAGATCTTTAAGTCCGACATTAACAAAGTTATTTAACATCTCTTTATTACGAGATGTCGGAAACACACTTGGGACATTATCAGTTAATGATTCTTTAATAAAATCACTAAACTCAGATAACTTAATAAAATAAGAAGGTTCGTTGATCGAACTAATCTTATGACCAACATGACAATATAGTTGGTCATCAGGATCCATTGATAGATCAAGATTAGTTTTTTCTACTAGATCAGCTTTTTTTAGCACACTTGAGGTTGTGTAATTTTCTTCACAATCAACACAATACAACCCTTGCCATTCATCTAGATAGATATATTTCTTAAGATAAAACAAACCAAAGATCTTTTTTACTACCTCTTGGTGTTTTGGTTCAGTTGTTCTAACAAATCTGGTTAGTTCAATATTTAAAAGATCAAACAGTTCCTTAAATTTACTTGAGTATTGATCAACCATCTTTTGCGGAGTTAAATTTAAGGATTTAGCTTTGGTTTCAATTTTTTTACCAAACTCATCAGTCCCTGATAAGAAGAAAACATCATAACCCCTTTGCTTCTTAAAACGGGCTAGGAAATCTCCAAGAATCGTCGTGTAAGCATGCCCAATGTGAGGGTTACCTGAAGCATAATAAATTGGAGTTGAAATATAACATTTTTTGTTCTTTAACATCGTTTGCTCATCCTTATTAATTTTATTCAAATAAAATTAGATTTTTTAGTTATTCAAGATCATAACCAGTTTGTTTAAACTTAACATCTTTAGATAGTTTTCTGTTTCTTGCATTCTTAGATTTGAAATATAAGGTAATTGGGACATAACTAAGCCCAAATGCTTCGCGAATCTTATTTTCCAAATACCTTGCATACGAGAAGTGTAAATAATCAGGGTTGTTACAAAATAAGACAAAGGTGGGAATCTGCCCTTGGGCTTGGGTGGTGTAGGTGATGGACAACCGGTTCCCATTAAAGATGGGTGGTTGGTTGATCATATGTGCTTTTTGAACAACATCATTCAATAATGATGTTGAGATCTTAATCTTAAGTTGGGCTTGAATTAGTTTAATCGTTTGAAAGATCGTGTCAATCCTTAAATTAGCTTTAGCACTAATAAAGATGATTGGCGATGATGGTAAGTATTTGAATTTAGATCGAATCT
The nucleotide sequence above comes from Mycoplasmoides gallisepticum. Encoded proteins:
- a CDS encoding MATE family efflux transporter: MNTGYSQIDKQEKANKLFGKTAIAKAIWIVCLPGLLAAFFAGLYSFYDQILIQKLVPEVWKLNDVYNGLHFSNINVYQRVFDQIFVNDAIVRVPNIYFFDNGYYQASVSQPVPIGYFNSDFIKIFGEQVRSQPIITLDKNVLAQSINNYQILDNIVLLFKNVYNSQIGAVGDNTSQLSNVSIIARQAVNSFQNILLIGNAAIYLVPIGAGVYYTKSISYKYEKTGRDIWVMSFWTTLILCLIASLICFIIVGAGVQRSLIGTANLSPRVISLLDHNNANEIVSRINNVDLDSLNGVNFVNYPKVILTYDDAMADISALWADQYSWIYASGFFFIGLFSLLSFMIRSEGRNIFVTVASIIANVTNVLLDFIFIKYFSLGLIGGATASVISWVVNLILYVGFVMYFNKKQATWLSFHDLFKVKFNIKIIIPIMILGLSSFIRIVGLTVMFLVYNLLLIRVSGQDFQNYHAGSTPLLILFFVALFGISDGGRPLIGYNYTNRHYKRVHSAFWWSLFVTFTYAIISYIVVFFVAKTVLVNLFNFKDPSTTPMVQPIDNADMATSYIRITMLRIVMFSITICGMMLFQGTNDVIRSYISSAIEGSFISYLVFGTVYGLSTVLPKTDNLNIWVYVSGYAISPFITSVVVLILSILFLRRNLNVKNETIERKMNRLDLMQYNFFINEAKKYNLLTPQQQHELVKLKKEKQELNTNQN
- the metG gene encoding methionine--tRNA ligase, encoding MLKNKKCYISTPIYYASGNPHIGHAYTTILGDFLARFKKQRGYDVFFLSGTDEFGKKIETKAKSLNLTPQKMVDQYSSKFKELFDLLNIELTRFVRTTEPKHQEVVKKIFGLFYLKKYIYLDEWQGLYCVDCEENYTTSSVLKKADLVEKTNLDLSMDPDDQLYCHVGHKISSINEPSYFIKLSEFSDFIKESLTDNVPSVFPTSRNKEMLNNFVNVGLKDLSISRTSISWGIETPLNKSHRIYVWLDALFSYLTSMGFGSEDDKLYQEFWNNDSSERIHLIAKEITRFHRIYWVIFLKMLGIKQPTRMISHGWILDENGNKMSKSLNNIIDPIELAELFGVDQLRYYLLKELSLSEDGKVGKRLIQETINSDLINNLGNLVHRLIPMLESRQESTILPYLAGNEVEDKYLADLQKLPAEFEKLVEENDIRSAIKLVLNISKEYSSVIEVRKPWELYKNNKTQELANILFAGACAIRTVFVLLEPILTTKSKEVYEQMNFTPEQTQLKNINNFEQLFNHKINKSKKLFQKLDVTDPNVNLKPLEQQETKTKEVKDKKANKELSKQSPKQPTKEQTKEPTK
- a CDS encoding zinc finger domain-containing protein; translation: MLWWGRQWFSQPRIHWRVDVNLVHEIKISFLEATNGCIKNVKYTRQVTCPDCNGSGSADGDVITCSDCNGEGFLVEQRRTLLGMFQTKKTCPSCKGEGQTIKNKCNKCKSRRMVDEVVERKVSIDSNVFYQDVVIVRGEGHIYKNLVGNLFLRVKMQPSRVFELGDNHMLVNVLVDPLVAVTR
- a CDS encoding methionine--tRNA ligase; protein product: MSLSEDGKRLIQETINSDLINNLGNLVHRLIPMLESRQESTILPYLAGNEVEDKYLADLQKLPAEFEKLVEENDIRSAIKLVLNISKEYSSVIEVRKPWELYKNNKTQELANVLFAGTCAIRTVFVLLEPILTTKSKEVYEQMNFTPEQTQLKNINNFEQLLNHKINKSKKLFQKLDVTDPNVNLKPLEQQETKTKEVKDKKAKESSKQSPKEPTKEQAKEPTK
- a CDS encoding DnaJ domain-containing protein, which translates into the protein MSSKRDYYEILGVSRSATQQDIKKTFRKLAMKYHPDRNKDSDAEEKFKEVNEAYEVLSDEEKRKLYDTYGHEGLNASGFHQGGFNPYDVFNSVFSGFDFEGGFGDVFSQFFGGGGSGFHNQEYIEELMLI